A genomic segment from Lutzomyia longipalpis isolate SR_M1_2022 chromosome 3, ASM2433408v1 encodes:
- the LOC129791593 gene encoding uncharacterized protein LOC129791593 produces the protein MDFCADGRMADLCLHGPCCVIFMILGAIQITSGIYYYLTIPVFKLIFNITIGCSVVVIGICGVIVVCICTSSTRKYEILLYCSTSIIFLNTVNLILLEFGQIRDVFHEPTRTGATQRPQDPHFEFIPSEGGRLITSVTAIVSVLVAFLESQITFCCLNRVHQAQQKALAESYRKRRVERGSDQEYVLDKRTDEPTPGNSHNSAGATKKPNDSTKIEVYAQSWVFEESHAVTTGMPPDSPASISSPENSTRKQHVKTHPRRHRRTKSGSSQMVSFSRATTPIPPSTPVPPDHERPQQQNHSRQNSDFLAVTPRREARSPNRPPKMGFNDFDSVMKLKSKIANTAQADASYATLMAELERSLSGKQVRSPAHSSDDSVATLTDHPPSNSSKEEFSRELEAALQLIQDLETPSECPPTATTFGYGELNRAGSDKTLSAVSLTDFTSPDAAPSAAFPSNS, from the coding sequence ATGGATTTCTGTGCCGATGGACGAATGGCCGATTTATGCCTCCATGGGCCATGTTGTGTCATCTTCATGATCCTTGGAGCAATTCAAATTACATCCGGAATCTACTACTACCTCACCATTCCCGTGTTCAAGCTCATCTTCAACATCACCATTGGGTGCTCTGTGGTTGTCATTGGGATCTGCGGGGTGATTGTCGTGTGCATTTGCACATCATCAACGAGGAAATACGAAATTCTCCTCTATTGCTCCACATCAATCATCTTTCTCAACACCGTTAATCTCATCTTGCTGGAATTTGGCCAAATTCGCGATGTTTTCCACGAGCCCACCCGTACGGGGGCGACACAGCGACCGCAGGATccacattttgaatttatcccCTCCGAGGGTGGACGTCTCATCACATCAGTTACGGCCATTGTGTCCGTCCTCGTGGCCTTCCTCGAGTCCCAAATCACCTTCTGCTGCCTCAATCGTGTGCATCAAGCGCAGCAGAAAGCTCTCGCTGAATCCTACCGGAAGCGACGTGTGGAACGTGGTTCAGACCAGGAGTACGTGCTGGATAAACGAACGGATGAGCCAACGCCGGGAAATTCCCACAACAGTGCTGGTGCTACGAAGAAACCCAACGACAGCACAAAGATTGAAGTTTACGCACAATCGTGGGTCTTTGAGGAATCCCACGCTGTCACCACGGGCATGCCACCTGATTCCCCAGCGTCAATCTCCTCACCCGAAAATTCCACCCGAAAGCAACACGTCAAAACCCATCCACGGCGACATCGTCGCACCAAGAGTGGTAGCTCACAGATGGTTAGTTTTTCACGCGCCACAACACCCATTCCCCCCTCCACGCCCGTTCCACCAGACCACGAGCGCCCACAGCAGCAGAATCATTCACGCCAGAATAGTGATTTCCTCGCCGTGACACCCCGTCGGGAGGCACGTAGCCCCAATCGACCACCCAAAATGGGATTCAATGATTTCGATTCCGTGATGAAGCTCAAAAGTAAAATTGCCAACACAGCCCAAGCGGATGCATCGTACGCCACACTCATGGCTGAACTGGAGCGTTCCCTCAGCGGTAAACAGGTGCGCTCACCGGCCCATTCTTCGGATGACAGTGTGGCCACCCTGACGGATCATCCACCCTCAAATTCATCCAAAGAAGAATTCAGCCGGGAACTCGAGGCAGCTCTGCAGCTAATTCAGGATCTCGAAACCCCCTCGGAGTGCCCACCAACGGCCACAACATTCGGCTACGGTGAGCTCAATCGCGCTGGTAGCGATAAAACCCTCAGTGCTGTCTCCCTTACAGACTTTACCTCCCCGGATGCAGCTCCCTCCGCTGCATTTCCCAGTAATTCTTAA
- the LOC129791617 gene encoding peroxisomal membrane protein PMP34, whose product MTHSKGFRDVFSYNSWVHAVSGASGAVVAMSAFYPLDTVRSRLQLEDPEKRKNMSTWDVLRQLVTEEGFSTLYRGIVPVLESLCISNFVYFYTFHSLKALKTTHRGQNALKDLILGSVAGIVNVLTTTPCWVVNTRLKMKGIKGSGATTNAPYGNLFEGLHYVAQTEGIAGLWAGTIPSLVLVINPALQFMVYEALKRRLLKVYGELPSAGYFAIGAVAKAFATVLTYPLQLVQTKLRHGDRNANLPPDAGTIEMLLYLLKKHGAAGLFRGLEAKLLQTVLTAALMFTAYEKIAKFVTSLLVRQIPVK is encoded by the exons ATGACACACTCCAAGGGATTCAGAGATGTCTTCAGCTACAATTCCTGGGTTCATGCGGTCTCCGGGGCATCG ggagCCGTCGTGGCTATGTCTGCATTCTATCCCCTCGACACGGTCAGATCGAGGCTACAGT TGGAAGATCCTGAGAAACGGAAGAATATGAGTACGTGGGATGTTTTGCGGCAGCTGGTGACTGAAGAGGGTTTCAGTACACTCTATCGTGGCATTGTGCCCGTCCTTGAGAGCCTCTGTATCTCCAATTTTGTCTACTTCTACACATTCCACAGCCTCAAAGCCCTCAAAACAACACATCGTGGTCAGAATGCCCTGAAGGATCTCATTTTGGGCTCTGTGGCGGGGATTGTGAATGTCCTCACCACAACACCATGCTGGGTGGTGAATACGAGGCTCAAGATGAAGGGAATTAAGGGATCTGGAGCCACCACTAATGCCCCCTATGGGAATCTCTTCGAGGGATTGCACTATGTGGCCCAGACAGAGGGAATTGCTGGCCTCTGGGCCGGCACAATCCCATCCCTTGTGTTGGTCATTAATCCAGCACTGCAATTTATGGTGTACGAAGCACTCAAGAGGCGCCTCCTGAAGGTCTATGGGGAACTCCCGTCCGCCGGGTACTTTGCCATTGGTGCCGTAGCTAAGGCATTCGCCACAGTGCTCACGTACCCGTTGCAATTGGTGCAAACGAAACTCCGTCATGGGGATCGCAATGCCAATCTACCCCCGGATGCCGGGACCATTGAGATGCTCCTGTATTTGCTCAAGAAGCACGGAGCAGCTGGATTATTCCGTGGATTGGAAGCAAAACTCCTCCAGACAGTCCTCACAGCAGCTCTCATGTTCACAGCATACgagaaaattgccaaattcGTCACTTCGCTCCTTGTTCGTCAGATCCCCGTTAAGTAG
- the LOC129791563 gene encoding splicing factor 3B subunit 3 translates to MYLYNLTLQKATGITHAVHGSFSGQKVQEILISRGKSLELLRPDPNTGKIHTLLSTEVFGVIRSLIAFRLTGGTKDYAIVGSDSGRVVILEYIPAKNVLEKVHQETFGKSGCRRIVPGQYSAIDPKGRAVMIGAIEKQKLVYILNRDSEARLTISSPLEAHKSNTLCYHMVGVDVGYENPMFACLEIDYEEADSDPTGEAAQKTQQTLTFYELDLGLNHVVRKYSEPLEEHANFLISVPGGNDGPSGVLICSENYLTYKNLGDQHDIRCPIPRRRNDLDDPERGMIFICSATHRTKSMYFFLVQTEQGDIFKVTLETDDDVVSEIKLKYFDTVPPATTMCVMKTGFLFVACEFGNHYLYQIAHLGDDDDEPEFSSAMPLEEGDTFFFAPRPLKNLVLVDEMPSYAPILGCQVADLANEDTPQLYLMCGRGPRSSIRVLRHGLEVSEMAVSELPGNPNAVWTVKKRIDDEYDAYIIVSFVNATLVLSIGDTVEEVTDSGFLGTTPTLSCSSLGDDALVQVYPDGIRHIRADKRVNEWKAPGKKTIVKCAVNQRQVVIALSGGELVYFEMDPTGQLNEYTERKKMPSDVMCMALGTVPVGEQRSWFLAVGLADNTVRIISLDPSDCLSPRSMQALPSAAESLCLVEMGSTESQEDDGGGTTTTGSIYLNIGLTNGVLLRTVLDPVSGDLADTRTRYLGSRPVKLFRIRMQGAEAVLAMSSRTWLSYYYQNRFHLTPLSYETLEYASGFSSEQCSEGIVAISTNTLRILALEKLGAVFNQISFPLEYTPRRFAIHPDTGRLIVSETDHNAYTEETKTLRKKQMADEMREAAGEDEQELANEMADAFINEVLPEDLFSAPKAGQTMWASQIRIMDPIHGHTIAKVPLAQNEAIMSMALGRFHAAADGRYYLAVGITKELQLNPRISGNGYIDVYRVDSSCNVLEFVHRTEIDDVPGALCSFQGRLLAGVGRVLRIYDLGKKKLLRKCENKHIPNNIVNIQTMGHRIYASDVQESIFFLKYKRAENQLIIFADDTHPRWITATTLLDYDTIATADKFGNLSILRLPHSVTDDVDEDPTGNKSLWDRGLLSGASQKAENVTTFHVGEIVMSLQKATLIPGGSESLLYATLSGTVGALVPFTSREDFDFFQHLEMHMRNENPPLCGRDHLSYRSYYYPVKNVMDGDLCEQFTSLEPSKQKNIASDLGRVPSEVAKKLEDIRTRYAF, encoded by the exons ATGTACCTGTACAATTTGACTCTGCAGAAAGCCACGGGGATCACCCATGCAGTCCATGGGAGCTTCTCAGGGCAGAAAGTCCAGGAGATTCTCATCTCACGTGGCAAAAGCTTGGAACTTTTGCGTCCGGATCCCAATACGGGGAAAATCCACACGCTTCTTTCCACAGAAGTCTTTGGCGTTATTCGTTCTCTCATTGCCTTCCGTCTCACTGGGGGCACAAAAG ATTATGCAATTGTTGGATCAGATTCGGGACGTGTGGTAATTCTCGAGTACATCCCGGCAAAGAATGTCCTGGAGAAGGTGCATCAGGAGACATTTGGTAAATCCGGATGCCGTCGAATTGTTCCCGGACAGTATTCGGCAATTGATCCAAAGGGTCGTGCTGTGATGATTGGAGCCATTGAGAAGCAAAAGCTCGTCTATATTCTCAATCGTGACTCTGAGGCACGTCTAACGATCTCATCGCCCTTGGAGGCGCATAAATCCAACACATTGTGCTACCATATGGTTGGAGTGGATGTTGGCTATGAGAATCCCATGTTTGCCTGCTTGGAGATTGATTACGAGGAAGCGGATTCCGATCCAACGGGCGAGGCGGCACAGAAGACGCAACAAACACTCACATTCTACGAATTGGACTTGGGGCTCAATCATGTGGTGCGAAAGTATTCAGAGCCCCTTGAGGAGCATGCAAATTTCCTCATTTCCGTGCCCGGGGGCAATGATGGGCCCAGTGGGGTGTTGATTTGCTCAGAGAATTACTTGACGTACAAAAATCTCGGTGATCAACATGATATTCGTTGCCCAATCCCACGACGACGCAATGATCTCGATGATCCCGAGCGTGGGATGATCTTCATTTGTTCAGCCACACATCGCACAAAGTCAATGTACTTCTTCCTTGTGCAAACAGAGCAGGGGGACATCTTCAAGGTGACCCTGGAGACGGATGATGATGTTGTGTCGGAGATTAAGCTGAAATACTTCGACACAGTGCCCCCGGCGACAACAATGTGCGTCATGAAGACGGGATTCTTGTTTGTTGCGTGTGAATTTGGGAATCACTACTTGTACCAAATTGCCCATCTGggggatgatgatgatgaaccTGAATTTAGTTCAGCTATGCCCTTGGAGGAGGGTGATACCTTCTTCTTTGCCCCGCGTCCACTGAAGAATTTAGTTCTTGTCGATGAAATGCCTTCCTATGCTCCCATCTTGGGTTGCCAAGTGGCTGATTTGGCCAACGAAGACACCCCGCAGTTGTACTTGATGTGTGGCCGTGGACCACGTTCGTCAATCCGTGTCCTCCGGCATGGATTGGAAGTGTCCGAAATGGCTGTTTCGGAACTCCCCGGCAACCCCAATGCAGTGTGGACGGTCAAGAAGCGCATAGACG ATGAATACGACGCCTACATTATTGTGTCGTTCGTGAATGCAACCCTTGTACTCAGTATTGGTGACACTGTTGAGGAAGTGACTGATAGTGGTTTCCTCGGGACAACACCAACACTCAGTTGCTCATCCCTCGGAGACGATGCCCTTGTGCAg gtCTACCCAGATGGGATTCGGCACATAAGAGCAGATAAGCGTGTAAATGAGTGGAAGGCCCCGGGGAAGAAGACAATTGTTAAGTGTGCCGTGAATCAGAGGCAGGTGGTGATTGCTCTATCTGGTGGGGAATTGGTTTACTTTGAAATGGATCCAACGGGACAACTAAATGAATACACGGAGCGCAAGAAGATGCCATCGGATGTGATGTGTATGGCATTGGGAACAGTCCCAGTGGGGGAGCAACGTTCGTGGTTCCTTGCTGTTGGTCTTGCTGACAATACCGTGCGAATAATATCCCTTGATCCATCGGATTGTCTCTCACCGCGTTCAATGCAGGCTCTCCCATCGGCTGCGGAGTCTCTGTGTCTCGTGGAAATGGGATCGACGGAGAGTCAGGAAGATGATGGTGGTGGTACAACGACAACTGGGTCAATTTATCTCAATATTGGGCTGACTAATGGGGTTCTCCTGAGGACTGTTCTTGACCCCGTTTCTGGGGATTTGGCAGATACACGTACGAGGTACCTTGGATCACGTCCGGTTAAACTTTTCCGGATTCGTATGCAAGGAGCTGAGGCTGTTCTTGCCATGTCTAGTCGTACGTGGTTGAGTTACTACTACCAGAATCGCTTCCATCTCACCCCGTTGTCGTATGAAACGCTGGAATATGCCTCGGGGTTCTCCAGTGAGCAATGCTCAGAGGGTATTGTGGCAATTTCAACGAATACTCTGAGAATTTTGGCTCTTGAAAAATTGGGAGCGGTTTTCAATCAAATCTCCTTCCCTCTGGAGTACACCCCGAGACGATTTGCCATTCATCCGGACACGGGGAGATTAATTGTATCCGAGACAGATCACAATGCCTACACGGAGGAAACGAAGACACTGCGGAAGAAGCAGATGGCTGATGAGATGCGTGAAGCAGCCGGGGAGGATGAACAGGAGTTGGCTAATGAAATGGCAGATGCATTTATCAATGAAGTCCTTCCGGAGGATTTATTTTCCGCCCCAAAAGCCGGACAGACAATGTGGGCATCACAAATAAGGATAATGGATCCAATTCATGGGCATACCATTGCAAAGGTCCCCCTGGCACAGAATGAGGCGATAATGTCAATGGCTCTTGGGAGATTTCATGCAGCTGCCGATGGGAGGTACTACCTTGCGGTGGGGATAACGAAGGAGCTGCAGCTGAATCCGAGAATCTCAGGGAATGGCTACATTGATGTCTACCGTGTGGATTCATCGTGCAATGTGCTCGAATTTGTTCATCGGACGGAGATTGATGATGTCCCCGGGGCGCTTTGTAGTTTCCAGGGGCGCCTCCTTGCGGGGGTGGGACGTGTTTTGCGTATCTATGATTTGGGGAAGAAGAAACTCCTGCGGAAGTGTGAGAATAAACACATCCCCAATAATATTGTGAACATTCAAACAATGGGGCATCGTATCTATGCGTCGGATGTGCAAGAATCCATCTTCTTCCTCAAGTACAAGAGAGCAGAGAATCAACTTATTATCTTTGCCGATGATACCCATCCACGGTGGATTACAGCCACGACCCTCCTGGATTACGATACCATTGCAACGGCGGATAAATTTGGGAATTTATCAATTCTCCGGCTGCCGCATTCGGTGACGGATGATGTGGATGAAGATCCAACGGGGAATAAATCTCTGTGGGATCGTGGATTGTTGAGTGGGGCATCGCAGAAGGCGGAGAATGTGACGACATTCCACGTTGGGGAGATTGTTATGTCCCTGCAGAAGGCAACACTCATTCCCGGAGGTTCTGAATCTCTGCTCTATGCAACACTAAGTGGTACCGTTGGGGCACTCGTGCCATTCACAAGTCGCGAAGATTTTGACTTCTTTCAGCACCTGGAGATGCATATGCGCAATGAAAATCCACCACTTTGTGGGAGGGATCATCTCAGCTACCGTAGCTACTACTACCCCGTGAAGAATGTCATGGATGGGGATTTGTGTGAGCAATTCACATCATTGGAGCCGAGTAAGCAGAAGAATATTGCATCGGACCTGGGGAGAGTTCCCAGTGAGGTGGCGAAGAAATTGGAAGATATCCGGACGAGATATGCTTTCTAA